The following are from one region of the Sorghum bicolor cultivar BTx623 chromosome 2, Sorghum_bicolor_NCBIv3, whole genome shotgun sequence genome:
- the LOC8055877 gene encoding beta-glucosidase 30 has product MGVGNGMAKLLLPALLLAATACIGVHAKFSRYSFPKDFVFGTGSAAYQYEGAYNEGGKGPSIWDKFTHIPGKILNNDTGDVADDMYHRYKEDVQLLKDMNLDAFRFSIAWTRILPNGSLSGGINKEGVAFYNNLINEVIAKGLKPFVTIFHWDTPLALEDKYGGFLSENIIKDYVDFAEVCFKEFGDRVKAWTTFNEPWTYSYQGYAVGKSAPGRCSSYVNKNCFPGDSAREPYTVTHNIILAHAEAVALYNAKYKPAQRGQIGITVVSNWYVPTNASSAADVKAVQRSLDFMYGWFLDPIVHGEYPGTMLGYLGDRLPRFTAAQAKLIKGSYDFIGVNYYTAYFASAKPAPNGMEQSYDGDIRANTSGYRDGVPIGTPEFVPIFFEYPQGLRELLLYTSRRYGSPVLYVTENGIAEENNRTIPLEVALRDGHRIRFHSQHLQFVNHAIRDGVNVKGYFTWTFMDCFEWGDGYLDRFGLIFIDRLNGLKRYRKESSYWIQNFLKR; this is encoded by the exons ATGGGTGTCGGGAACGGAATGGCGAAGCTGCTTCTTCCAGCTCTGCTTCTGGCAGCAACCGCTTGCATCGGCGTTCACGCCAAGTTCAGCAGGTACAGCTTCCCCAAGGACTTCGTCTTCGGCACAGGCTCCGCGGCGTATCAG TATGAGGGTGCCTACAACGAAGGAGGCAAGGGGCCTAGCATATGGGACAAGTTCACTCACATCCCAG GTAAGATCTTGAACAACGATACCGGCGACGTAGCAGATGACATGTACCATCGATACAAG GAGGATGTGCAACTCCTCAAGGACATGAACTTGGACGCCTTCCGGTTCTCCATTGCCTGGACCAGGATCCTGCCAA ACGGTTCCCTGAGTGGAGGAATCAACAAAGAAGGCGTGGCCTTCTATAACAACCTCATCAACGAGGTCATAGCCAAAG GGCTGAAGCCATTTGTCACCATCTTCCACTGGGACACGCCCCTGGCCCTGGAGGACAAGTATGGAGGATTCCTCAGCGAGAACATCAT CAAGGACTACGTGGACTTCGCCGAGGTTTGCTTCAAAGAGTTCGGCGACCGCGTCAAGGCCTGGACCACGTTCAACGAGCCGTGGACGTACTCGTACCAGGGCTACGCCGTCGGCAAGTCGGCGCCGGGCCGGTGCTCGTCGTACGTCAACAAGAACTGCTTCCCCGGCGACTCGGCGCGCGAGCCCTACACCGTGACGCACAACATCATCCTCGCCCACGCGGAGGCGGTGGCGCTGTACAACGCCAAGTACAAGCCGGCGCAGCGCGGGCAGATCGGCATCACCGTGGTGTCCAACTGGTACGTGCCCACCAACGCCAGCTCCGCCGCCGACGTCAAGGCCGTGCAGCGCAGCCTGGACTTCATGTACGGCTGGTTCCTGGACCCCATCGTGCACGGCGAGTACCCGGGCACCATGCTCGGCTACCTGGGCGACCGGCTGCCCAGGTTCACCGCGGCGCAGGCGAAGCTCATCAAGGGCTCCTACGACTTCATCGGCGTCAACTACTACACGGCCTACTTCGCCTCCGCCAAGCCGGCGCCCAACGGGATGGAGCAGTCCTACGACGGCGACATCCGCGCCAACACCTCCGGGTACCGCGACGGCGTGCCCATCGGCACGCCGGAGTTCGTGCCCATCTTCTTCGAGTACCCGCAGGGGCTCCGGGAGCTGCTGCTCTACACCAGCCGCCGCTACGGCAGCCCGGTGCTCTACGTCACGGAGAACGGCATCGCGGAGGAGAACAACAGGACGATTCCGCTGGAGGTGGCGCTCAGGGACGGGCACAGGATCAGGTTCCACAGCCAGCACCTGCAGTTCGTGAACCACGCCATCAGGGACGGCGTGAATGTGAAGGGCTACTTCACCTGGACCTTCATGGACTGCTTCGAGTGGGGGGACGGCTACCTGGACCGCTTCGGCCTCATCTTCATCGACCGCCTCAACGGCCTCAAGCGCTACCGGAAGGAGTCCAGCTACTGGATCCAGAACTTCTTGAAGAGATAG
- the LOC8064852 gene encoding squamosa promoter-binding-like protein 17, producing MATGGSGSDDVHGLTFGKKIYFEQDAAVAAAGGSGSGSATAAAGGRKGKGVATGGGRPASASAASATQPPRCQVDGCGVDLSAVKQYYCRHKVCYMHSKEPRVVVAGIEQRFCQQCSRFHQLPEFDQGKRSCRRRLIGHNERRRKPPPGPLTSRYGRLAASFQEPGRFRSFLLDFSYPRVPSSVRDAWQGVQPGGDRMLGTIQWHGNQEPHPHRSAAAGYGNHAYNCHGGLVAGASMLPSAFELPPGGCVAGVTTDSSCALSLLSTQPWDTTPQSGSHNRSPAMSAAASAFEGTPVAPSVMASSYTASSTWTASRDPADGARNAQQHHDDALHLVHPGPVHHGHFSGELELALQGSGPPPPPNMPHVDHGSSSGTFSHSTTNAMNWSL from the exons ATGGCGACCGGCGGCAGCGGGAGCGACGATGTCCACGGGCTCACGTTTGGCAAGAAGATCTACTTCGAGCAGGACGCGGCCGTCGCCGCCGCAGGCGGAagcgggagcgggagcgcgactgcggcggcgggcggcaggAAGGGGAAGGGCGTGGCCACCGGTGGCGGCAGGCCGGCGTCCGCCAGCGCCGCCTCTGCCACCCAGCCGCCGAGGTGCCAGGTGGATGGGTGCGGCGTGGATCTGAGCGCCGTCAAGCAGTACTACTGCCGCCACAAGGTGTGCTACATGCACTCCAAGGAGCCgcgcgtcgtcgtcgccggcaTCGAGCAGCGCTTCTGCCAACAGTGCAGCag GTTCCACCAGTTACCTGAATTTGACCAAGGGAAACGTAGCTGCCGCCGACGCCTCATTGGTCACAATGAGCGCCGGAGGAAGCCACCACCTGGACCTCTCACTTCACGATATGGCCGGCTTGCTGCATCATTTCAAG AGCCTGGTAGGTTCAGAAGCTTCCTGCTTGACTTCTCGTACCCAAGGGTTCCAAGCAGCGTGAGAGATGCGTGGCAAGGAGTTCAGCCCGGCGGCGACAGGATGCTGGGTACCATCCAGTGGCATGGGAACCAAGAACCTCACCCACACCGCAGTGCAGCTGCGGGCTATGGCAACCATGCATACAACTGCCATGGTGGCTTGGTGGCAGGGGCTTCCATGCTCCCCTCTGCCTTTGAGCTCCCGCCCGGCGGATGTGTTGCAGGAGTTACCACCGACTCCAGCTGTGCTCTCTCTCTTCTGTCAACTCAGCCATGGGATACAACCCCCCAAAGTGGCAGCCACAACCGGTCCCCAGCAATGTCCGCCGCGGCCAGCGCCTTCGAAGGCACCCCGGTGGCGCCGTCCGTCATGGCGAGCAGCTACACGGCGTCAAGCACCTGGACGGCCTCACGGGACCCTGCCGACGGTGCCAGGAACGCGCAGCAGCATCACGATGATGCTCTGCACCTGGTCCATCCAGGCCCGGTCCACCACGGCCacttctccggcgagctcgagcTCGCCCTGCAGGGAAGcgggccaccgccgccgccaaacATGCCGCACGTCGACCATGGCAGCTCCAGCGGCACCTTCAGCCATTCCACCACCAACGCAATGAACTGGTCCCTGTAG